CACCGATGGAATAAAGCGCAGCAAGATGCTCTTCTACCTCACCTCGAATCCGGAATAATAACTCTGGTTGGCGCGACTACCGAAAATCCATTTTACTCATTAGTAAACCCACTTTTATCCAGGTGTCAATTATTTGAATTAAAGCCTCTACTTACTTCTGATGTTGAGAGAATGATTTATCGGGCGCTTGATGATTCTGAAAGAGGGTTGGCAAGTAAAAAGATTGAAGTAGATAAAGGTGCGGTCAAACATTTTGCTGAATATGCAGGGGGAGATGTAAGAAATGCTCTTAATGCACTTGAGGTAGCTGTATTATCAAGCGAGGAAGAAGGCGGAAGAATCCATATTACACTAGAGGTTGCCAAAGAGAGTATTCAGAGAAGAGTGGTTAGATACGACCGGACTGGAGATGAGCATTATCATTATATATCTGCCTTCATAAAATCTGTTCGAGGTTCTGATCCTGATGGAGCACTTTATTGGATGAATGCGATGCTGGAAGGTGGGGATGACCCAAACTTTATTTTTCGTAGAATGTTCATTCTTGCCAGCGAAGACATCGGACTTGCAGAACCTAATGCAATCACTATTGTAAATTCATGCCACGAAGCTTTTATGAAATGCGGTATGCCGGAGGGTATGTTTTTCCTTTCTCATGCAGCACTTTATTTGGCAGTTTGCCCGAAGAGTAACAGCACATTAGGAATATTTAAAGCCAGTAATGAAATCAAGTCGAGGGGAGTAGGAGAAGTGCCTCCTTATTTGAAGGATAAAACGGCTAATAAACTTTCTTCCCGATACATGGATATTGAAAACGCATCAAAAGAATATAAATACCCTCATGATCATCCCGGGAATTGGGTAGATCAAAATTATCTTCCGGGAAATCTCAAAGGAATAAGTTTCTATAAGCCAGGTTTAGAGGGTAGAGAGGGTTTACTTCATAAAAGACTTGATGAGATAAAAAAGAGAAACAGCTAACCTTGATTTAGCTTTAATGTAACTCCGTATAAAAAAACAGGCGAAGAGGATCAGCACTTCGCCTGTTGTTGTTGGAGTCACTAATACTTCCGGAAGGAAAATTGCAGCCTAACCAACCTAATCCTTCCGGCTTTGTATTAGGCGGAATAAAAACATGAGTAAAGTTATTTTTCTAACTCGTAAAATGATACGGAGTAAAGCTACTAAAACAAAATAAAATTAGATATTTCTTATAAAATATTTAAATAAATTAAATATCTATCTAAAAAGCGCTTACAATATTTATTTAGAAGTTTAAATGAAGGTTGGAATGATTTTCTTTATCAATCAGTATTTTATGCATCATCAAATAGAAAAAAATGCAGTTAAAAATTATTAGTTCTACTGACCGCCCTAATTCAAAATCTTTGGAAGTGTCGGGGTATATCCAAAAGCTATATGATAAGCAAGGGGTCGATACTTCTGTTGTATCCTTAGAAGATTTTCCTTTGCAGGATGTTGCTGGGGGGAAATATGGAGAAGAGATACAATCAGTTAAAAATTTCCGAGATCCGGTACTCAACGCAGATGCACTTCTATTTGTAATACCAGAGTACAATGGAGGTTTTCCGGGTATTCTGAAGGTCTTTATTGATTACCTGCCTTTTCCAGGAGCTTTTGAACATCTTCCAATGGCTTTTATAGGGGTTGCAGCAGGTGCTTTTGGGGCATTAAGAGCAGTAGAACAATTTCAAATGGTTGCAAACTATAGGAACTCTATTCAATTCCCTGAACGAGTATTTATTAATAGAGTAAGCTCTGAGTTTGATCCTGAAAGTGGCCTGAAAAATGAATTCCAGCAGAAGCTTCTAGAGGGGCAAACCAAGAATTTTATCGGTTTCGTAAGGCGTCTTAAGGATAACTAAGTCGTCTTTAATAGGTATCCGACTCCGTGTAGAGTAATTAAATATCTGGGGTCTTCCGGATGAACTTCAATTTTAGCTCTCAATTTAGAAATATGAACATCAACTGTTCTGGTATTAGTACTGTACTCATATCTCCAGACCTTTTCGAGAAGTTCATCTCTTGAAACAGGTTCTCCACCGGCACCAAGTAAGTATCTAATTAATTCTACTTCACGGGCTGTAAGTTCATTAACTGATCCGTCCGGGAATTGTACCTCCGATTCCAATAAATCTATCTTTACTGATCCTAATTTGAGAATCTCGACTTCACTAGAAGAAGAGTAAGTTCCTGCCCTTCTAAGACGAGCTTGAATTCTTGCCAGTAGTTCTTTAACACCGAAAGGTTTCGTTAAATAATCATCAGCACCTAAATTTAATCCCTTTACTTTATCTATTTCCTGATCCTTGGCAGTAAGCATTATAATTGGGAAGGCGTACTTAAGTTCACGTACTTCTTTACAAATATCATACCCACTTTTGCCAGGTAACATGATATCGAGAATCATTAAATCCGGAGAATATTCCTGAACCAGTTCTACGGCTCGTTCTCCATCTTCGCTTACAATTACCTGGTATCCTTCACTTTCCAGGGTGTCCCTAAGTGTAAAGATTAAACTTGGTTCATCTTCAACTACAAGAATTTTGATCGTTTTATTTGGCATACTCCGAAATATTGCTGATTTGTTGAGTTAGATCTCCATGATTTTGAGAATCCCTGTCTATGTGCTTTTCGCGGATGAAAATAGGGAATTTGATCGTGAAAACAGTTCCCCTTCCAACTTCACTAGTAACATGTATAGTTCCACCATTCAATTCGACCAGATTTTTGACAATACTAAGGCCGAGTCCATGTCCCTTTGTCTTTGCATTTAGTGAGTCTTCAACTCGATAAAATTTCTTGAAAATATTTTTAAGATGCTTTTTGGGAATCCCTATCCCTACATCTGAAACTTTCAAAACAACAAACTGATTCACCGTTTTAAGGCGTATTTTTATAGCCTTATCTTCGGCACTATATTTTATTGCATTCTCAATAAGGTTACTGATTACCGTTTCAAAATGATCTCTGTCGATCATAATGAGTGTAGAATCAGAATTATAATTGAAGGATAAGGTAAAGCCCTTACTTTCAATATAAGGTCGGTTTTCCTTCACGTAATCCCGTACTAATTCTAGTAGGTTAGCAGGACTTGCCTTTATGAGAGTTTGTCCGGAATCAGATTTCGCGACATCTAACAGTTTTTCAATCATTCTTCTTAACCGGATAGACTCATTGTAAATATGATCTCCATACTGCTTTAATCTCGCCTTCTCAGTTACTCGCCCATCAGAAATATTTTCGCCTGCAGCCTGCATTACTGCCAATGGAGTTTTCAATTCATGGGTAACATTTGCCAGGAAACCTGCCTGACGCTGAGAAAGGGCTCTTTCTCTTTGTGCGGTATAAAACATGAAGACCAAAGCACCTACTAAGAGGAGCATAGCAACACCCAAAACAATCAGGTTTTTTAGAAGTGATTCGTTGTAAATATTACCAACCGGATTGTCTAGAAAAGCGATCTTGATATTCCAGTTCTCAAGCATGTTTCCATAAATAAAACTTCGACGGGTATTTACAATTTCACGATCGTAATTAACGGAAGGGTTATTAGTCGCCAGTACTACATTATTCGCCCAGTCATGAAGCCAAAGAATAGTACCTGGGTTATCAATTGGATCAAAATACTCCGTTAGAAGAGGAGCGATCATATCATTGACGATATAGTCTTTGTTTAATGTGACCGTGAGATAACCAATGATTCGATTTTCTTTAATGTTAATGAAGCCAATGTTCATTGTTCGATGCGCATCAAACTCTACATTTGTATTCCAGTTATATTCTAAACTATTTAATTCGATACGGGCTTTTGTTCTTACCAGCCCCACTCCATCACACACAGTGCTAGGGTAGGAGTCAGTAAATACCATGGTTTCATTCGAGTAATTATATGAGTAGATCTGCTCCTCATCTAAGCATGGGTCAGTACCTTCTGGTGTATAATAAATGCCATCAAATACTTCATTCTTAGATGCCTCTACAATAATTTCCTGTACTTGAGAAGGAAATTTTCCATGGTTTGCGATAGTGTTTTCAGTAGGTTCGAGCTCCAGTTTTCCTAAGGGTCTGAATGGTCCATAGAATTCGAAACGTACTTTAGATACAAGCTCATCAAGTAGATCGAGCTGCCGCTCTTCTTCAGAAGCAATTATTCTATCTCTAATATCATAGAGCGAATATACATTCATTCCAGTCAGTGCTATTACAGCTAATAGCGCTAATCCGAGCAATGACCATCTAAAAACCTTACTTCGAAGCATGAGTGATATTCTTGTTGATCACAAAAATAGAATAAGAATAGATTACATCAACCTAATTATGGTAAAACTTCGTGAAGGATAAAAGAATTATGGGGAAATGGAAAAGAATGATCTATCTAAAATTCTTTTCTATCGATTCTTTTAGGTCATTAAATTCGATGGGCTTTACAAGATAATCAACGTAGTTAGTTTCCTTAGCTCGTTGAACATGATAAGGGTCAGAATTTCCAGTGATATAAATTACGGGGACATCAGAGAATTTTCGTATTTCTGTCATTGCTTCAATGCCATCCATTTCTCCTTCAAGAGAGATGTCCATAAGTATCAAATCCGGGCTTATTCGTTTGGCGACTTCAATGGCTGTTTTACCATACACTAATTCACCTTCAGCATCATAACCCAGTTTCTCTAGATAACTCTCATAAAGCAGATTCAGTATAAGATCGTCTTCTACGATCATCACTGTTTTGTTCTGAGATTTTTCCATGTGTTAGTCAATCATTCCTTCAAGAACTTACCCTTCACTAATAATAACATGATAAAACATTAAACAAAATTTTTTACATGAATAATTTAGCATGCATTTGTTTTAATTGGGTTTTATCAAACTAGCGGGCAAAAAAAAACCTACCGAATTTCGGTAGGTTTTTAGTACCGCGGGCCGGACTCGAACCGGCACGGGCATTTAAACACCCATTGGATTTTAAGTCCAACGTGTCTACCAATTCCACCACCGCGGCTAACCATTCTTTACATTGGCTTTTAGAACAGCAAATATACGACTTAAATTTAGAACTCTTCAATTCATTTCTACTAAAATGTTATTGAATAAAACTGTGGTTTTGTACTTTCCAGTATTCAGCAATAAGGATTGGTTTATGACTAAAGTTTTTTCGGTATTAATTCCTCTAGTAGTTCTTTTTACGAGCCCGGCATTTGCTCAGTTAGAGGTGGGGGCATCTTATGAATTAAGGGATGAAGATCCTCAAAGTGGATTTGGACTTAGGGTACAAAAAAGCTTTTTAGATCAGTTGTCGATGGTCAATGTTGGGCTTCAAGCTCATTTCAGTTTTTTTAGTGATCAAAATGATGTTTCGGAAGCAGGTATTTCTTACTCGCAGGACTTAACTAATTATGATTTCGGAATTGCTGTAATTGGAGGTGTGTCTGTAGGATTGATAGAGCCTTACCTTGGTTTGGGTTTAGGTTCGACTACATTAGATATAAACAGGAAGGATATTATCGGGGCGCAGGTTGGACTGGAGCCAGGTGACGAAAGTGAATCCAACGTATATTGGAATGGGATTGTGGGAGCAAAAGTAAGTATAATACCTATACTTAAACCTTTTGTAGAATACAGGTATTCAGATACTTCATTAAGTGGCCCTGAACTCTCAGAGGCGACTACTGGAAGGATCCTATTTGGAGTATCGTTAAGCTTTTGATGAGTGATAAAAATAATCACATAAATTTCTGACTAATTCGTTTTAAACTCATCGTTTAGTTAGGTTTATTGATATATGGCTAAACCCACTACCATAGAAAAGTTCAACCTGGATGAATACATCCTCGAAAAAGCTCAACAGCAAGATCTGGAGCAATTACTTGAGGTGTGTAGGTTACATATCGAAAATACCGATATTAATATGGTAACAAGGGCTTTCAAGCTCTGTTATTTGTCTCATAAGGATGGAAAAAGAGCTTCGGGAGAGCCTTACTATTATCACCCTGTTGAGGTTGCTAAAATCGTAGCTCAGGAGATAAATATAGATGATATCTCTGTTGTAGCAGCCTTACTACACGATACCGTAGAAGATACCGAGGTAGAACTCGAAGACATTACTTACTGGTTTGGTGAAGAAGTGTCAGTAATTATAGATGGTGTTACTAAAATAGCTGGAGTATTCAAAAGCAGAGACAGTAAGCAAGCCGAGACCTTCATGAAACTGCTTCTTTCTATGGCAGAGGATATTCGTGTGATCCTGATCAAATTTGCTGACCGTCTCCATAATATGAGAACTATTCAGCACTTGAGAAGGGAAAAACAGATACAGATAGCTTCCGAAACCATGGATCTTTATGCTCCGTTAGCTCATCGCTTTGGATTATTCAGCATAAAAAATGAATTGGAAGATTTATGCTTTAAAGCAATTGATCCAACCTCATTTAAATTCATTGCCAGGAAACTAAGAGAAAAGAAAGAATCGAGAGAAGTATTTATTGATGAGTTTATGATGCCCATCGGCAGGCAGCTTGTTGAACAGGAA
This genomic window from Balneola sp. contains:
- a CDS encoding response regulator, which codes for MIVEDDLILNLLYESYLEKLGYDAEGELVYGKTAIEVAKRISPDLILMDISLEGEMDGIEAMTEIRKFSDVPVIYITGNSDPYHVQRAKETNYVDYLVKPIEFNDLKESIEKNFR
- a CDS encoding sensor histidine kinase, with protein sequence MLRSKVFRWSLLGLALLAVIALTGMNVYSLYDIRDRIIASEEERQLDLLDELVSKVRFEFYGPFRPLGKLELEPTENTIANHGKFPSQVQEIIVEASKNEVFDGIYYTPEGTDPCLDEEQIYSYNYSNETMVFTDSYPSTVCDGVGLVRTKARIELNSLEYNWNTNVEFDAHRTMNIGFINIKENRIIGYLTVTLNKDYIVNDMIAPLLTEYFDPIDNPGTILWLHDWANNVVLATNNPSVNYDREIVNTRRSFIYGNMLENWNIKIAFLDNPVGNIYNESLLKNLIVLGVAMLLLVGALVFMFYTAQRERALSQRQAGFLANVTHELKTPLAVMQAAGENISDGRVTEKARLKQYGDHIYNESIRLRRMIEKLLDVAKSDSGQTLIKASPANLLELVRDYVKENRPYIESKGFTLSFNYNSDSTLIMIDRDHFETVISNLIENAIKYSAEDKAIKIRLKTVNQFVVLKVSDVGIGIPKKHLKNIFKKFYRVEDSLNAKTKGHGLGLSIVKNLVELNGGTIHVTSEVGRGTVFTIKFPIFIREKHIDRDSQNHGDLTQQISNISEYAK
- a CDS encoding NADPH-dependent oxidoreductase → MQLKIISSTDRPNSKSLEVSGYIQKLYDKQGVDTSVVSLEDFPLQDVAGGKYGEEIQSVKNFRDPVLNADALLFVIPEYNGGFPGILKVFIDYLPFPGAFEHLPMAFIGVAAGAFGALRAVEQFQMVANYRNSIQFPERVFINRVSSEFDPESGLKNEFQQKLLEGQTKNFIGFVRRLKDN
- a CDS encoding replication-associated recombination protein A; the protein is MDLFQEKKHSNNNKVNEPDTFDYHQPLATRMRPDSLAEFAGQEHLVGDGKMLRRMIESGVIGSLIFFGPPSSGKTTLAHVISKEIKAVFEVINAVLDGIKELRLVVEKAEKLRKLNGRKTILFVDEIHRWNKAQQDALLPHLESGIITLVGATTENPFYSLVNPLLSRCQLFELKPLLTSDVERMIYRALDDSERGLASKKIEVDKGAVKHFAEYAGGDVRNALNALEVAVLSSEEEGGRIHITLEVAKESIQRRVVRYDRTGDEHYHYISAFIKSVRGSDPDGALYWMNAMLEGGDDPNFIFRRMFILASEDIGLAEPNAITIVNSCHEAFMKCGMPEGMFFLSHAALYLAVCPKSNSTLGIFKASNEIKSRGVGEVPPYLKDKTANKLSSRYMDIENASKEYKYPHDHPGNWVDQNYLPGNLKGISFYKPGLEGREGLLHKRLDEIKKRNS
- a CDS encoding porin family protein; this translates as MTKVFSVLIPLVVLFTSPAFAQLEVGASYELRDEDPQSGFGLRVQKSFLDQLSMVNVGLQAHFSFFSDQNDVSEAGISYSQDLTNYDFGIAVIGGVSVGLIEPYLGLGLGSTTLDINRKDIIGAQVGLEPGDESESNVYWNGIVGAKVSIIPILKPFVEYRYSDTSLSGPELSEATTGRILFGVSLSF
- a CDS encoding DNA-binding response regulator, whose amino-acid sequence is MPNKTIKILVVEDEPSLIFTLRDTLESEGYQVIVSEDGERAVELVQEYSPDLMILDIMLPGKSGYDICKEVRELKYAFPIIMLTAKDQEIDKVKGLNLGADDYLTKPFGVKELLARIQARLRRAGTYSSSSEVEILKLGSVKIDLLESEVQFPDGSVNELTAREVELIRYLLGAGGEPVSRDELLEKVWRYEYSTNTRTVDVHISKLRAKIEVHPEDPRYLITLHGVGYLLKTT